From Paenibacillus sp. V4I7, one genomic window encodes:
- a CDS encoding PLP-dependent aminotransferase family protein: MKYRFSKSLEGFSSSAVREILKLTQGSSIISFAGGLPAEEFFPLDAVADAFQRVIGGGKSALQYGLTEGYKPLRESLCKRMAAKNMQVTPDEMLLTTGSQQAIDLLTRVYIDEGDVILVESPTYLAAIQVFQAKGAKIYSVDSDNNGMILEDLSAKIAKHNPKMVYVIPTFSNPAGRAWSLERRQGLLDICRGAEVLILEDDPYGEIQFDESETYPSIFSLGGKAEGGNVVYTSTFSKTVAPAFRAGWVMGDETIIRQIARFKQSADLHSSTIDQQTLYHLLEHFDLDAHISLIREQYLDRMKFMSGLLKDLNWPGLKWEEPKGGMFIWVELPAHIRAEDLLKIAVKEGVAFVPGSTFYAENPQYNTMRLNYTHTDRANTILGMQKLAKAMESYLQNA, from the coding sequence ATGAAATATCGATTTTCTAAATCGCTTGAAGGTTTCTCATCCTCGGCGGTAAGAGAAATTCTCAAGCTGACACAAGGCAGTTCGATTATTTCTTTTGCCGGCGGATTGCCTGCTGAAGAGTTTTTTCCTTTGGACGCGGTTGCTGATGCGTTTCAAAGAGTGATCGGCGGCGGGAAGTCAGCGCTGCAATATGGTTTGACCGAGGGCTACAAGCCACTTCGTGAATCCTTATGCAAACGGATGGCTGCTAAGAATATGCAAGTAACACCTGATGAGATGCTGCTGACGACGGGTTCTCAGCAAGCGATTGATCTTCTTACGCGTGTTTATATTGATGAAGGCGATGTCATTCTTGTTGAAAGCCCAACGTATTTGGCGGCGATTCAAGTATTTCAAGCCAAAGGCGCTAAGATTTATTCGGTTGATAGCGATAATAACGGTATGATTCTTGAAGATCTATCGGCCAAAATTGCGAAGCACAATCCGAAGATGGTTTATGTCATTCCGACCTTCTCCAACCCGGCAGGCCGTGCATGGAGCTTGGAACGCCGTCAAGGCTTACTGGATATTTGCCGCGGCGCGGAAGTGCTTATTCTGGAAGATGATCCGTATGGAGAAATCCAATTTGACGAAAGCGAAACCTACCCATCCATCTTCTCTTTGGGAGGGAAAGCCGAAGGAGGGAATGTTGTTTACACCAGCACCTTCTCCAAAACCGTCGCGCCTGCCTTCCGAGCAGGATGGGTAATGGGCGACGAAACCATTATTCGCCAAATTGCCCGTTTTAAGCAATCTGCGGATCTGCACTCCAGCACGATTGATCAGCAAACGCTGTATCATTTGCTTGAGCACTTTGATCTCGACGCACATATCTCCTTAATTCGTGAGCAATATCTGGATCGGATGAAATTCATGTCAGGCCTATTGAAAGATTTAAACTGGCCTGGACTGAAGTGGGAAGAACCGAAGGGCGGCATGTTCATCTGGGTGGAGCTGCCAGCGCATATTCGTGCAGAGGATCTGCTGAAAATCGCGGTAAAAGAAGGCGTAGCCTTTGTTCCAGGATCCACATTTTACGCCGAAAATCCACAATACAACACGATGCGCCTGAATTACACACATACGGATCGTGCGAACACGATTCTCGGTATGCAGAAATTAGCTAAGGCTATGGAATCATATCTACAAAATGCATAG
- a CDS encoding spore germination protein: protein MLAPVTFFRFLQSSEDYYQRFDIATFVRRDGHLAFISGFICENDCFLLGSRLCMYPIIACNK, encoded by the coding sequence CTGCTTGCTCCAGTAACCTTTTTTAGATTTCTACAATCGAGTGAAGATTATTATCAACGCTTTGATATTGCTACTTTCGTCCGACGTGATGGTCACCTTGCTTTTATTTCTGGGTTTATTTGTGAAAATGACTGCTTTCTTCTGGGGAGCCGTCTATGCATGTACCCAATTATCGCGTGCAACAAGTAG
- a CDS encoding 2-isopropylmalate synthase, which yields MRKIYIFDTTLRDGEQSPGVNLNTQEKVEIALQLEKLGVDRMEAGFPAASPGDLAGVNAVARAVKNASVIGLSRSRENDIEAVREALQGAQDPCIHLFLATSPIHRQHKLRMEKHQVLETAEAAIKYAKKYFSKIEFSLEDAGRTELDFIAEVTAMAIRAGASVVNIPDTVGFMTPYDYGNIFKMLKETVPGIEKIQLSAHCHDDLGMATANALAAVLNGADQIEGTINGIGERAGNTSIEEVVMALETRQDFYQAKTSLVLKEIYRTSRLVSKLTGMVVPGNKAIVGANAFAHESGIHQDGMLKEKTTYEIISPETIGVKESKLVMGKHSGRHAFREKLIDLGYDLGDEQVNTAFAKFKDLADRKKQVEDEDIRALIEEKLIETPEIFALGTLQVAYGNQMTPTATVHVRFQDGTEVAESAVGNGSVDAIYNAIDKATKEDVELDDYSIKSVSHGKDALGEVHVVLKQNDVSVQGRGISTDILEASAKAYLDAVNRLIEKRKTPTSNRSNVTLI from the coding sequence GTGCGCAAAATCTACATCTTTGATACAACGCTTAGAGACGGAGAGCAATCACCAGGTGTGAACCTGAACACGCAGGAGAAAGTCGAGATCGCGCTGCAGCTAGAGAAGCTTGGCGTTGATCGTATGGAGGCTGGTTTCCCAGCTGCATCGCCTGGTGACTTAGCCGGCGTGAATGCCGTAGCTAGAGCCGTCAAGAATGCCTCTGTCATCGGTTTGTCCCGTTCGAGGGAGAATGATATCGAGGCTGTCCGTGAAGCGCTCCAGGGCGCTCAGGACCCGTGTATTCATCTATTCCTAGCGACGTCCCCGATTCATCGGCAGCATAAGCTGCGGATGGAGAAGCATCAAGTGCTGGAAACAGCCGAAGCAGCGATTAAATATGCGAAGAAGTATTTCAGCAAAATCGAGTTTTCACTCGAAGATGCAGGGCGTACTGAGCTGGATTTCATCGCGGAAGTAACAGCAATGGCTATTCGCGCTGGCGCTTCCGTCGTGAATATTCCGGATACAGTCGGCTTTATGACACCGTACGACTACGGCAATATTTTCAAAATGCTGAAGGAGACCGTGCCAGGCATTGAGAAGATTCAACTGAGCGCGCACTGCCATGACGACCTCGGAATGGCTACGGCTAACGCGCTAGCTGCTGTACTAAATGGTGCTGATCAAATCGAAGGCACCATCAACGGGATCGGCGAGCGAGCAGGCAACACCTCGATCGAGGAAGTTGTGATGGCGCTCGAGACGCGCCAGGACTTCTACCAAGCGAAAACTTCGCTTGTGCTGAAAGAGATTTATCGCACCAGCCGTTTGGTCAGCAAGCTGACCGGCATGGTGGTGCCAGGCAATAAGGCGATCGTCGGGGCTAACGCGTTCGCCCATGAGTCCGGCATCCATCAGGATGGGATGCTCAAAGAAAAAACGACGTACGAGATTATTTCCCCTGAGACCATCGGGGTCAAGGAAAGTAAGCTCGTGATGGGTAAACACTCCGGACGCCATGCGTTCCGTGAGAAGCTCATTGATCTTGGGTATGACCTCGGAGACGAGCAAGTGAATACGGCTTTCGCCAAGTTCAAAGATTTGGCAGATCGCAAGAAGCAGGTTGAAGACGAAGATATCCGTGCACTGATCGAAGAGAAACTGATCGAGACGCCGGAAATTTTTGCGCTAGGCACGCTTCAGGTTGCTTATGGCAACCAGATGACACCAACGGCAACGGTTCATGTTCGCTTCCAGGACGGCACCGAAGTGGCGGAAAGCGCAGTCGGGAACGGCTCGGTTGATGCGATATATAATGCGATTGATAAAGCAACGAAGGAAGATGTCGAACTTGACGACTACTCCATCAAATCCGTATCCCACGGAAAAGATGCATTAGGCGAAGTTCACGTTGTTCTTAAACAGAACGATGTATCCGTTCAAGGCCGCGGTATTTCTACGGATATTCTGGAAGCAAGCGCCAAAGCGTATTTGGACGCTGTGAACAGGCTCATTGAAAAACGCAAAACCCCAACAAGCAACAGAAGCAACGTCACGTTGATTTAA
- the rplT gene encoding 50S ribosomal protein L20, producing MARVKGGFIRAHRRKKILKLAKGYFGSKHRLFKTAKEQVMKSLVYAYRDRRQTKRNFRRLWITRINAGARQNGLSYSKLMHGLKLAGIEVNRKILADLAVNDSKAFNDLATAAKAKVNA from the coding sequence ATGGCAAGAGTCAAGGGCGGATTTATTCGCGCTCACCGTCGTAAGAAAATTTTGAAACTAGCAAAAGGTTATTTCGGTTCCAAACATCGCTTATTTAAAACAGCTAAAGAACAAGTAATGAAATCTTTAGTGTATGCATACCGTGACCGTCGTCAAACGAAACGTAACTTCCGCAGACTGTGGATTACACGTATCAATGCAGGCGCTCGTCAAAACGGCCTTAGCTACAGCAAATTGATGCATGGCCTGAAATTGGCTGGTATCGAAGTTAACCGTAAAATCTTGGCTGATCTAGCTGTGAATGATTCCAAAGCGTTCAACGATTTGGCAACAGCTGCAAAAGCAAAAGTAAACGCGTAA
- the ilvN gene encoding acetolactate synthase small subunit produces MTTKHTVSVLVNNQPGVLQRVSGLFGRRGFNIESITVGESEELGLSRMVIVTTGDDNTLEQISKQLYKLIDVIKVIDLSSNPMVARELALIKVNAEPIMRPEILGIVETFRAAVVDIGPASIIVQVVGDSDKIDAMVELLRPYGIRELSRTGVTAMIRGSVK; encoded by the coding sequence ATGACAACAAAACATACAGTTTCCGTACTCGTAAACAATCAGCCTGGTGTCCTGCAGCGTGTATCCGGTTTGTTCGGACGCAGAGGCTTCAATATTGAAAGCATCACCGTAGGGGAGTCCGAAGAACTCGGACTTTCCCGAATGGTTATCGTTACCACAGGGGACGACAACACGCTTGAGCAAATTTCCAAGCAATTGTACAAGTTGATTGATGTTATTAAAGTCATCGACCTAAGCTCGAATCCAATGGTTGCCAGAGAACTGGCACTCATTAAAGTAAATGCAGAACCGATTATGCGTCCGGAAATACTCGGTATTGTAGAGACATTCCGCGCCGCAGTTGTAGATATTGGGCCAGCCTCAATTATCGTGCAAGTTGTTGGAGATTCAGATAAAATAGATGCTATGGTCGAATTACTTCGTCCTTATGGCATCCGTGAGCTTTCCCGCACGGGAGTCACAGCGATGATTCGCGGTTCAGTTAAATAA
- a CDS encoding glycosyltransferase family 2 protein: MLDKIMLTFQIGLALVGAYQLFLTFFGWYRPRNKQKFAPQKSFAVLVAAHNEEQVVGALIENLKALDYPKELYDIFVICDNCTDNTADIARSHGVNAMERHNPNLRGKGYAIEWMLKELWKRERQYDAVVMFDADNLSSPDYLIHMNNDLCSGSRVIQAYLDSKNPNDSWVTGSYAISYYFANRFWQMPRTNLGLANYLGGTGMCFESKLLKQIGWGATSLVEDLEFSMRCIKLGIRPTYNYEAIVYDEKPLTFKVSAKQRLRWMQGHFDVAKRYFFPLLWQGIKEGSWTKIDAAIYSANVYNFFFGAIITVLLWIKSFTPGWSDAPMLADINPVFFNSVSLAIYVLLPISMFIEKAPGKVYKYLILYPIFMLSWWPITFYAFFTQNNKQWSHTEHTRVIRLDEMKSKQVS; encoded by the coding sequence ATGCTAGACAAGATTATGCTTACCTTTCAAATTGGCTTAGCCTTGGTCGGTGCGTATCAGTTATTTTTAACTTTCTTCGGATGGTACCGTCCCAGAAACAAACAGAAATTTGCTCCGCAGAAATCGTTTGCTGTTTTGGTTGCTGCTCATAATGAGGAGCAAGTCGTTGGCGCATTGATCGAGAATCTGAAGGCCTTGGATTACCCCAAAGAGCTCTATGACATCTTCGTGATTTGTGATAACTGTACAGACAATACAGCGGATATTGCACGCAGTCATGGTGTTAACGCCATGGAACGCCATAACCCGAACCTGAGAGGGAAAGGTTACGCGATCGAATGGATGCTGAAAGAGCTTTGGAAGCGGGAGCGTCAGTACGACGCCGTTGTCATGTTTGATGCCGACAATCTTTCCAGTCCGGATTACTTAATACACATGAACAATGATCTTTGCTCCGGTTCCAGAGTTATTCAAGCCTACCTAGACAGCAAGAACCCAAACGATTCCTGGGTTACTGGCTCCTACGCAATCTCGTATTACTTTGCAAACCGCTTCTGGCAAATGCCCCGTACAAACTTAGGGCTTGCTAACTACTTGGGAGGTACAGGAATGTGCTTTGAATCCAAGCTGCTTAAACAGATCGGATGGGGAGCAACCAGCCTTGTTGAAGATTTGGAGTTCTCCATGCGCTGCATTAAGCTCGGTATTCGACCTACTTACAACTACGAGGCGATTGTTTATGATGAGAAGCCACTGACGTTTAAAGTATCCGCCAAACAGCGCTTGCGCTGGATGCAAGGACACTTTGATGTGGCCAAGCGTTATTTCTTCCCCCTATTGTGGCAAGGTATCAAAGAGGGCAGCTGGACGAAGATTGACGCGGCTATCTACTCGGCTAACGTATATAACTTCTTTTTCGGCGCGATTATCACCGTATTGCTATGGATTAAATCCTTCACTCCGGGTTGGTCGGACGCGCCAATGCTTGCTGATATCAATCCCGTATTCTTTAACTCAGTCAGCTTAGCCATTTACGTGCTTCTGCCAATCTCCATGTTCATTGAGAAGGCTCCTGGCAAAGTATATAAATATTTAATTCTATATCCGATATTTATGCTTTCTTGGTGGCCGATTACGTTCTATGCGTTCTTCACGCAAAACAACAAACAATGGAGCCATACGGAGCATACACGTGTTATTCGTCTAGACGAAATGAAAAGTAAACAAGTGAGTTGA
- the ilvB gene encoding biosynthetic-type acetolactate synthase large subunit, with amino-acid sequence MNVQTEPKRSKEELIEKLMKPDLITGSEILLRSLLLEGVDCVFGYPGGAVLYIYDAMHGFDDFNHLLTRHEQGAIHAADGYARSTGKVGVCIATSGPGATNLVTGIATAYMDSVPLVVITGNVATNFIGTDAFQEADITGITMPITKHSYLVRDVNDLPRIIHEAFHIANSGRKGPVLIDIPKDVSAHKAIFKPVSDVSIRGYNPTVQPNKLQVDKLIKAIEEAERPVIIAGGGVVYADASNELIEFVNKTQIPVATTLLGLSGFPSAHELWLGMPGMHGTFTANTAIQNADLLISIGSRFDDRVTMNLNGFAPKVKKIAHIDVDPAEIGKNVKTDIPCVGDVKAVLEYANTKAKPAKSGAWIAELQESKEKFPLKYGNTETELKPQFVIEMISETTKGEAIITTDVGQHQMWAAQFYRFKNPRSLVTSGGLGTMGFGFPSAIGAQMGNPDKLVVSINGDGGVQMCAQELAICAINNIPVKVVIINNQVLGMVRQWQEIIYDNRYSHIDLAGSPDFVKLAEAYGVKGLRATTKEEARRAWQEALDTPGPVVIDFVVPKGENVFPMVKAGDTISDMLMGDSE; translated from the coding sequence ATGAATGTTCAAACTGAACCAAAGAGGTCAAAAGAAGAATTAATTGAGAAGCTTATGAAGCCGGACCTGATTACAGGCTCCGAAATTCTGCTAAGAAGCTTATTGCTGGAGGGTGTGGACTGCGTCTTTGGATATCCGGGCGGCGCTGTTTTGTACATCTACGATGCGATGCATGGTTTTGATGATTTTAACCACTTATTGACTAGACATGAGCAAGGCGCCATTCACGCAGCTGATGGATACGCACGTTCCACAGGTAAAGTTGGCGTATGTATCGCAACTTCCGGACCGGGGGCAACGAACCTCGTCACAGGAATTGCTACAGCATATATGGATTCCGTTCCGTTAGTCGTCATTACAGGAAACGTGGCTACAAACTTCATTGGTACGGATGCTTTCCAAGAGGCTGATATTACCGGTATTACAATGCCGATTACGAAGCACAGCTACTTGGTTAGAGACGTAAACGATCTACCACGCATCATTCATGAAGCGTTCCATATTGCGAACTCAGGTCGTAAAGGTCCGGTTCTCATTGACATACCAAAGGATGTCTCCGCTCATAAAGCGATATTTAAACCCGTGTCGGATGTAAGCATCCGCGGTTATAACCCAACGGTGCAACCGAACAAACTGCAAGTGGATAAGCTGATCAAAGCTATCGAAGAAGCAGAACGTCCAGTCATTATTGCAGGCGGCGGTGTTGTATACGCAGACGCATCCAATGAATTAATCGAGTTTGTTAATAAAACACAGATTCCGGTTGCAACGACCTTGCTCGGATTAAGCGGCTTCCCAAGCGCGCATGAGCTATGGCTCGGAATGCCTGGGATGCACGGGACGTTTACAGCGAACACAGCCATTCAGAATGCGGATCTTTTGATTTCTATCGGTTCCCGATTCGATGACCGCGTAACGATGAATTTGAACGGTTTTGCTCCAAAAGTGAAGAAAATCGCTCACATTGACGTTGATCCTGCAGAAATCGGCAAGAACGTGAAGACCGATATCCCATGTGTTGGCGATGTGAAAGCTGTTCTGGAATATGCGAACACCAAAGCAAAGCCTGCGAAGAGCGGAGCGTGGATTGCTGAGCTTCAGGAAAGCAAAGAGAAGTTCCCTCTGAAATACGGCAATACCGAGACGGAATTGAAACCACAATTCGTTATCGAAATGATTAGTGAGACGACGAAAGGCGAAGCGATCATAACGACAGACGTTGGACAGCATCAGATGTGGGCTGCTCAATTCTATCGCTTCAAAAACCCGCGTTCCTTGGTTACATCCGGTGGTCTTGGCACGATGGGCTTCGGATTCCCATCAGCGATTGGTGCTCAAATGGGTAACCCGGATAAACTCGTTGTATCCATTAATGGTGACGGCGGCGTTCAAATGTGTGCGCAAGAGCTTGCGATCTGTGCGATTAACAACATTCCGGTGAAGGTTGTTATTATTAACAACCAAGTGCTTGGCATGGTTCGTCAATGGCAGGAGATCATTTATGATAACCGCTATAGCCACATTGACCTGGCTGGCAGCCCTGATTTCGTGAAACTGGCAGAAGCTTACGGCGTAAAAGGCTTGCGTGCCACGACGAAAGAAGAAGCAAGAAGAGCATGGCAGGAAGCACTCGATACACCGGGTCCTGTCGTTATTGATTTCGTCGTGCCAAAAGGAGAGAATGTGTTCCCAATGGTTAAAGCAGGCGATACAATTAGTGACATGTTAATGGGGGATTCGGAATGA
- the rpmI gene encoding 50S ribosomal protein L35 — protein MPKMKTHSSLKGRFKITGTGKVMRYKQGKNHLLSGKSSRTKRVLATNPVMAPGDVRRLKQQLSNIKG, from the coding sequence ATGCCGAAAATGAAAACACACAGCAGCTTGAAAGGCCGTTTCAAAATTACTGGCACAGGCAAAGTGATGAGATACAAACAAGGTAAAAATCACTTGCTTTCCGGTAAATCTTCACGTACTAAACGTGTTCTTGCAACAAACCCAGTTATGGCTCCAGGCGATGTACGTCGTCTGAAACAACAACTTTCTAACATTAAAGGTTAA
- the infC gene encoding translation initiation factor IF-3, whose protein sequence is MINDEIRVKEVRLIGADGEQLGITPIREALQIALDANLDLVNVAPTAKPPVCRIMDYGKFRYETQKKEKEARKNQKIVDIKEIRLSATIDEHDFQTKLRNAVKFLGEGDKVKASVRFRGREIAHSEIGRRVLERLATETADISSQERAPKLEGRSMIMILTPKVTT, encoded by the coding sequence ATGATTAATGACGAGATTCGTGTGAAGGAAGTACGCCTGATTGGGGCGGACGGAGAACAACTCGGCATCACGCCGATTCGCGAAGCTCTTCAAATCGCACTTGACGCGAATTTGGATTTGGTAAATGTGGCACCGACGGCTAAGCCGCCAGTATGCCGCATTATGGATTACGGTAAATTCCGTTATGAAACACAGAAGAAAGAAAAAGAAGCTCGTAAGAACCAGAAGATTGTGGACATCAAAGAAATTCGCTTAAGCGCGACAATCGATGAACACGACTTCCAAACAAAGCTTCGCAATGCCGTTAAGTTTCTTGGCGAAGGCGATAAAGTGAAAGCCAGCGTCCGATTCCGTGGTCGTGAAATAGCGCACTCGGAGATTGGCCGTAGAGTACTTGAACGTTTAGCTACTGAAACAGCTGACATTTCCTCACAGGAGCGCGCTCCTAAGCTTGAGGGAAGAAGCATGATCATGATCTTAACGCCGAAAGTCACTACCTAG
- the ilvC gene encoding ketol-acid reductoisomerase, which yields MAVTTYYEKDADLAVLKGKTIAVVGYGSQGHAQAQNLRDSGLNVIIGLREGRSWNSAKNDGFEVVSVEEAARRADVIQILMPDETQARVYRESIQPNMKKGAAIMFSHGFNIHFGQIVAPEGTDVFLVAPKSPGHMVRRTYVEGFGVPGLIAIEKDATGNAKAIGLAYAKGIGCTRAGVIETSFREETETDLFGEQAVLCGGASELVKAGFETLVEAGYAPEMAYFECLHELKLIVDMMYEGGLASMRSSISNTAEYGDYVTGPRIITAETKKAMKAVLTDIQQGKFARDFILENQSNFAFMNATRRNEAQHPIEVVGKELREMMHWIKK from the coding sequence ATGGCAGTTACTACTTACTATGAAAAAGATGCAGACTTAGCGGTACTTAAAGGTAAAACGATTGCAGTTGTTGGTTATGGTTCCCAAGGGCACGCACAAGCACAAAACTTGCGTGACAGCGGATTGAACGTTATTATCGGACTTCGTGAAGGTCGTTCATGGAACTCTGCAAAAAATGATGGTTTCGAAGTTGTATCCGTTGAAGAAGCAGCAAGACGCGCTGACGTGATCCAAATCTTGATGCCGGATGAAACACAAGCTCGCGTTTACCGTGAGTCCATTCAACCGAACATGAAAAAAGGCGCAGCAATCATGTTCTCCCATGGTTTCAACATCCATTTCGGACAAATCGTAGCTCCTGAAGGTACAGATGTATTCTTAGTAGCTCCTAAATCCCCAGGCCACATGGTACGTCGTACTTATGTTGAAGGCTTTGGCGTTCCTGGCTTGATCGCAATCGAGAAGGACGCTACTGGCAACGCAAAAGCAATCGGTCTTGCTTATGCAAAAGGTATCGGCTGTACACGTGCGGGCGTTATCGAAACTTCTTTCCGTGAAGAAACAGAAACTGATTTGTTCGGTGAGCAAGCTGTTCTTTGTGGCGGTGCTTCTGAATTGGTTAAAGCAGGTTTCGAAACATTGGTTGAAGCTGGTTATGCACCAGAAATGGCTTACTTCGAGTGTCTGCACGAGCTGAAGTTGATCGTTGATATGATGTATGAAGGCGGACTTGCTTCCATGCGCAGCTCCATCTCCAACACAGCTGAATACGGTGACTATGTAACTGGACCTCGTATTATCACAGCTGAAACGAAAAAAGCAATGAAAGCTGTTCTTACTGATATTCAACAAGGTAAATTCGCTCGCGACTTCATCTTGGAAAACCAATCCAACTTTGCTTTCATGAACGCAACTCGCCGCAATGAAGCACAGCACCCAATTGAAGTGGTTGGTAAAGAACTGCGCGAAATGATGCACTGGATCAAAAAGTAA
- a CDS encoding spore germination protein, protein MDGNTAILANGYHEALIAGTTWWDKRAIEEPQTQTVVRGPKESFTEDLRTNTSLLRRKIKSPDLRFISLRIGRYTQTEVVITYLDGIAEDHVVQEVKSRLDRIDVDSILESGYIEEFIEDRTYTPFPTIMNSERPDAVAAGLLEGQVGIIVDGTMELLSHCLLQ, encoded by the coding sequence TTGGACGGTAACACTGCCATTCTTGCTAACGGCTACCATGAAGCATTAATTGCCGGTACAACATGGTGGGACAAGCGTGCCATAGAGGAGCCTCAAACACAAACGGTTGTAAGAGGTCCGAAAGAAAGCTTTACAGAAGACTTGCGAACGAATACCTCCCTGCTGCGGAGGAAAATTAAATCACCCGATCTTCGGTTTATTAGCCTGCGAATAGGTCGATATACGCAAACCGAAGTCGTCATCACCTATTTGGATGGGATTGCTGAGGATCACGTCGTTCAAGAAGTCAAGAGTCGCCTAGACAGGATTGACGTCGACAGCATCCTAGAGAGCGGGTACATTGAAGAATTCATCGAAGATAGAACCTATACCCCATTTCCTACCATTATGAACTCAGAGAGGCCAGATGCCGTAGCAGCCGGCCTTCTTGAAGGACAAGTTGGCATAATCGTCGATGGAACGATGGAACTCCTTTCGCACTGCTTGCTCCAGTAA